One stretch of Variovorax sp. 54 DNA includes these proteins:
- a CDS encoding PepSY domain-containing protein — protein MSTAWQRAWPPLRRALYWTHRWLGIGGCLLFVMWFVSGVVMMYVGYPNLTDEERLAGLGPVRFAQAVVTPSAALDALPPAVRAQQPRRMALEMQAGADAQPVWRIVDARGGRHAVSARDGRVLGPVDAAQAEAIARDFSAQPGARWAETLERDQWTVPQGLNPLRPLHRIDVGDVAGTELYVSSRTGEVVRDTTRTERFWNWLGAVPHWIYFTPLRADPPLWHDVVVWLSAACIVSAVTGIVIGILRIRLRRRFRSGAVTPYTGWMAWHHIAGLIGGFFVLTWIVSGWLSMNPNGWFQRGPADAAAMARYTGAGASPFPWPPAVLPTGEGADAPREALLMWFDGKPLLQLRDAQARVQVINAATGAPAAIAREDIERAAARLRPGATITQATLQTHEDFHWYGHHRTRVLPVWRLEFNDAARSWLYIDPTSGQVAGSNDRNARLRRWLFNAAHSLDFPWLIQYRPAWDFVVWFLSIIGVVASASGVVIGWRRLRRKPQPSPVQRGLQGSRVS, from the coding sequence ATGAGCACCGCATGGCAACGCGCATGGCCCCCGCTGCGGCGGGCGCTGTACTGGACGCACCGATGGCTGGGCATCGGCGGCTGCCTGCTGTTCGTCATGTGGTTCGTCTCGGGCGTGGTCATGATGTACGTGGGGTACCCGAACCTCACCGACGAAGAGCGGCTCGCGGGGCTCGGCCCGGTGCGCTTCGCGCAGGCGGTGGTCACGCCGTCCGCCGCGCTCGATGCCTTGCCGCCCGCGGTGCGCGCGCAGCAGCCCCGCCGCATGGCGCTCGAGATGCAGGCCGGTGCCGACGCGCAGCCCGTGTGGCGCATCGTCGATGCGCGCGGCGGGCGGCATGCCGTGTCCGCGCGCGATGGCCGTGTGCTCGGCCCGGTCGATGCGGCGCAGGCCGAGGCCATCGCCCGCGACTTCTCCGCGCAGCCCGGTGCACGCTGGGCCGAGACGCTGGAGCGCGACCAGTGGACCGTGCCGCAGGGCCTGAACCCGCTGCGTCCGCTGCACCGCATCGACGTCGGTGACGTGGCGGGCACCGAGCTGTACGTGTCTTCGCGCACCGGCGAGGTGGTGCGCGACACCACGCGCACCGAGCGCTTCTGGAACTGGCTGGGCGCCGTGCCGCACTGGATCTACTTCACGCCGTTGCGCGCCGACCCGCCGCTGTGGCACGACGTGGTCGTGTGGCTGTCGGCCGCCTGCATCGTCTCGGCCGTGACGGGCATCGTCATCGGCATCCTGCGCATCCGGCTGCGTCGACGCTTTCGCAGCGGCGCGGTCACGCCGTACACCGGCTGGATGGCCTGGCACCACATCGCCGGGCTCATCGGCGGGTTCTTCGTGCTGACCTGGATCGTGAGCGGCTGGCTCTCGATGAACCCGAATGGCTGGTTCCAGCGCGGACCCGCCGATGCCGCAGCGATGGCGCGCTACACGGGCGCCGGCGCATCGCCGTTCCCCTGGCCGCCAGCGGTGCTGCCGACAGGCGAGGGCGCTGACGCACCGCGCGAGGCGCTGCTGATGTGGTTCGACGGCAAGCCGTTGCTGCAACTGCGCGACGCGCAGGCCCGCGTGCAGGTGATCAATGCAGCGACCGGCGCACCGGCCGCCATCGCCCGCGAAGACATCGAGCGCGCCGCCGCACGCCTGCGCCCCGGCGCCACGATCACGCAGGCCACGCTGCAGACGCACGAAGACTTTCACTGGTACGGCCACCACCGCACGCGCGTGCTGCCCGTGTGGCGGCTCGAATTCAACGACGCCGCGCGCAGCTGGCTCTACATCGACCCCACGAGCGGCCAGGTGGCCGGCAGCAACGACCGCAACGCGCGGTTGCGCCGCTGGCTCTTCAACGCCGCGCACAGCCTCGACTTTCCCTGGCTCATCCAGTACCGGCCGGCCTGGGATTTCGTGGTGTGGTTCCTGTCGATCATCGGCGTCGTCGCTTCGGCGAGCGGCGTGGTGATCGGCTGGCGGCGGCTGCGGCGCAAGCCACAGCCATCGCCCGTTCAGCGGGGGCTGCAAGGCTCCCGGGTTTCATGA
- the katG gene encoding catalase/peroxidase HPI yields MSNEKTAAKCPFSQTTGAGTTNRDWWPEQLRLDLLHQHSAKSDPLGAGFDYAKAFQSLDLAAVKKDLAALMTDSQDWWPADFGHYGPLFIRMAWHSAGTYRIGDGRGGAGRGQQRFAPLNSWPDNVSLDKARRLLWPIKQKYGQKISWADLLILTGNVALETMGFKTFGFGGGRPDVWEPDQDVYWGREKTWLGGDVRYAQGSPGVEKDRGVLVKDDDSKVPHTRNLENPLGAVQMGLIYVNPEGPDGNPDPIAAAHDIRDTFARMAMDDEETVALIAGGHTFGKTHGAGPASNVGKEPEAAGLEDQGFGWKNSFGTGKGGDTITSGLEVTWTTTPTKWSNNFFENLFGYEWELTKSPAGAHQWVAKGGAGAGTIPDAHDGSKRHAPTMLTTDLSLRLDPAYEKISRRFLANPDQLADAFARAWFKLTHRDMGPRARYLGPEVPAEELIWQDPIPAVDHPLVDAADVAALTKKVLASGLTPAQLVSTAWASASTFRGSDMRGGANGARVRLAPQKDWAVNQPAQLAQVLKALEGIRSEFNAAQAGGKQISLADLIVLAGGAGVEQAARNGGREVKVPFSPGRADASQEQTDVPSFEPLEPYADGFRNYMKGRYSVPGEALLVDKAQLLTLTAPEMTVLVGGLRVLDTNVGQTRHGVFTKTPGTLSNDYFVNLLDMGTEWKAVSDAKEEYEGRDRKTGAVKWTGTRVDLVFGSNAQLRAIAEVYGGSDSQQKFVDDFVAAWTKVMNLDRFDLA; encoded by the coding sequence ATGAGCAACGAGAAGACAGCAGCGAAGTGCCCGTTCAGCCAGACCACCGGCGCCGGCACCACGAACCGCGACTGGTGGCCCGAGCAGCTGCGCCTGGACCTGCTGCATCAGCACTCGGCCAAATCCGATCCCCTGGGCGCCGGTTTCGACTACGCCAAGGCCTTCCAGAGCCTGGACCTCGCCGCGGTGAAGAAAGACCTCGCCGCGCTGATGACCGACTCGCAGGACTGGTGGCCGGCCGACTTCGGCCACTACGGCCCGCTCTTCATCCGCATGGCCTGGCACAGCGCCGGCACCTACCGCATCGGTGACGGCCGTGGCGGCGCCGGCCGCGGCCAGCAGCGCTTTGCGCCGCTCAACAGCTGGCCCGACAACGTGAGCCTGGACAAGGCACGCCGCCTGCTCTGGCCGATCAAGCAGAAGTACGGCCAGAAGATCTCCTGGGCCGACCTGTTGATCCTCACCGGCAACGTCGCGCTCGAAACCATGGGCTTCAAGACCTTCGGCTTCGGCGGTGGCCGCCCCGATGTGTGGGAACCCGACCAGGACGTGTACTGGGGCCGCGAGAAGACCTGGCTCGGCGGCGACGTGCGCTACGCACAAGGCTCGCCCGGTGTCGAGAAAGACCGCGGCGTGCTCGTGAAGGACGACGACAGCAAGGTGCCGCACACCCGCAACCTCGAGAACCCGCTGGGCGCCGTGCAGATGGGCCTGATCTACGTGAACCCCGAAGGCCCGGACGGCAACCCCGACCCGATCGCCGCGGCCCACGACATCCGCGACACCTTCGCCCGCATGGCCATGGACGACGAGGAAACCGTGGCGCTCATCGCCGGCGGCCACACCTTCGGCAAGACCCACGGCGCGGGGCCGGCCTCGAACGTCGGCAAGGAACCCGAAGCCGCCGGCCTCGAAGACCAGGGCTTCGGCTGGAAGAACAGCTTCGGCACCGGCAAGGGCGGCGACACCATCACCAGCGGCCTCGAAGTGACGTGGACCACCACGCCCACGAAGTGGAGCAACAACTTCTTCGAGAACCTGTTCGGCTACGAATGGGAGCTGACCAAGAGCCCCGCCGGCGCGCACCAATGGGTGGCCAAGGGCGGCGCCGGTGCCGGCACCATCCCCGACGCGCACGACGGTTCCAAGCGCCACGCGCCGACCATGCTCACCACCGACCTGTCGCTGCGCCTGGACCCGGCCTACGAAAAAATTTCGCGCCGCTTCCTGGCCAACCCCGACCAGCTCGCCGACGCCTTCGCGCGCGCCTGGTTCAAGCTCACGCACCGCGACATGGGCCCGCGCGCCCGCTACCTCGGGCCCGAGGTGCCGGCCGAAGAACTCATCTGGCAAGACCCGATCCCGGCCGTCGACCATCCGCTGGTCGATGCGGCAGACGTCGCCGCGCTGACGAAGAAGGTGCTGGCCTCGGGCCTCACGCCTGCGCAGCTGGTGTCTACCGCCTGGGCCTCGGCCTCCACCTTCCGCGGCTCCGACATGCGCGGTGGTGCCAACGGCGCCCGTGTGCGGCTGGCGCCCCAGAAGGACTGGGCCGTCAACCAGCCCGCGCAGCTGGCCCAGGTGCTGAAGGCGCTCGAAGGCATCCGCAGCGAGTTCAACGCGGCGCAGGCCGGCGGCAAGCAGATTTCGCTGGCCGACCTGATCGTGCTGGCCGGCGGTGCGGGCGTGGAACAGGCCGCGCGCAACGGCGGCCGTGAAGTGAAGGTGCCCTTCTCGCCGGGCCGCGCCGACGCCTCGCAGGAACAGACCGACGTGCCCTCCTTCGAACCGCTGGAGCCGTACGCCGACGGCTTCCGCAACTACATGAAGGGCCGCTACAGCGTGCCCGGCGAAGCGCTGCTGGTCGACAAGGCCCAGCTGCTCACGCTCACGGCCCCCGAGATGACCGTGCTGGTCGGTGGCCTGCGCGTGCTCGACACCAACGTCGGCCAGACCCGCCACGGCGTCTTCACGAAGACGCCCGGCACGCTGAGCAACGACTACTTCGTCAACCTGCTCGACATGGGCACGGAGTGGAAGGCGGTGTCGGACGCCAAGGAAGAGTACGAAGGCCGCGACCGCAAGACCGGCGCCGTCAAGTGGACCGGCACACGCGTCGACCTCGTGTTCGGCTCCAACGCGCAGCTGCGCGCCATCGCCGAGGTGTACGGCGGCTCGGACAGCCAGCAGAAGTTCGTCGATGACTTCGTGGCCGCCTGGACCAAGGTGATGAACCTGGACCGGTTCGACCTGGCCTAA
- a CDS encoding dicarboxylate/amino acid:cation symporter produces MAHTTNTVPRKLPLYRSLYVQVITAVVIGVLLGYFYPSLGESMKPLGDGFIKLIKMIIAPIIFCTVVVGIAGMEDMKKVGKTGGLALLYFEVVSSIALVVGLVLVNVLKPGAGMNIDASTLDTKAIAAYTGPGKMTGTVDFLLNIIPSTLVDAFAKGEILQVLLIAVLFGFALHRFGGRGTLVFDVIEKGSHVLFVIVNYIMKLAPVGAFGAMAFTIGKYGLGSLLSLGKLMGTFYLTCLLFIFVVLGLIARFHGFSIWKFIKYIKEELLIVLGTSSSESVLPRMMEKMENLGAHKTCVGLVIPTGYSFNLDGTSIYLTMAAVFIAQATNTPMTLTQEITLLAVLLLTSKGAAGVTGSGFIVLAATLSAVGHVPVAGLALILGIDRFMSEARALTNLIGNGVATIVVAKWTNELDEERLQAALNNESWVESQEPEELVNARESKMAP; encoded by the coding sequence ATGGCACATACAACAAACACAGTACCCAGGAAGCTCCCCCTCTACCGTTCCCTCTACGTGCAGGTGATCACCGCGGTGGTCATCGGCGTGCTCCTCGGTTACTTTTACCCCTCGCTCGGGGAATCGATGAAACCGCTGGGCGACGGGTTCATCAAGCTCATCAAGATGATCATTGCGCCGATCATCTTCTGCACGGTGGTGGTCGGCATCGCCGGCATGGAAGACATGAAGAAGGTCGGCAAGACCGGCGGGCTGGCGCTCTTGTACTTCGAGGTCGTGAGCAGCATCGCGCTGGTGGTCGGCCTCGTGCTGGTGAACGTGCTCAAGCCCGGCGCGGGCATGAACATCGACGCGTCCACGCTCGACACCAAGGCCATCGCGGCCTACACCGGCCCCGGCAAGATGACCGGCACGGTCGACTTCCTGCTCAACATCATTCCCAGCACGCTCGTCGATGCCTTCGCCAAGGGCGAGATCCTGCAGGTGCTGCTGATCGCGGTGCTGTTCGGCTTTGCGCTGCACCGCTTCGGCGGGCGCGGCACGCTGGTGTTCGACGTGATCGAAAAGGGCTCGCACGTGCTGTTCGTGATCGTCAACTACATCATGAAGCTCGCGCCCGTCGGCGCCTTCGGTGCGATGGCGTTCACCATCGGCAAGTACGGGCTGGGCAGCCTGCTGTCGCTGGGCAAGCTCATGGGCACCTTCTACCTGACCTGCCTGCTGTTCATCTTCGTGGTGCTGGGGCTCATTGCGCGCTTTCACGGCTTCAGCATCTGGAAGTTCATCAAGTACATCAAGGAAGAGCTGCTGATCGTGCTGGGCACGTCGTCCAGCGAATCGGTGCTGCCGCGCATGATGGAGAAGATGGAAAACCTGGGCGCCCACAAGACCTGCGTGGGCCTGGTGATTCCCACGGGCTACTCGTTCAACCTCGACGGCACCTCGATCTACCTGACGATGGCGGCGGTGTTCATTGCGCAGGCCACCAACACGCCCATGACGCTCACGCAGGAGATCACGCTGCTGGCGGTGCTGCTGCTCACCTCGAAGGGCGCGGCGGGTGTCACCGGCAGCGGCTTCATCGTGCTGGCGGCCACGCTGTCGGCGGTGGGGCATGTGCCGGTGGCGGGGCTGGCGCTCATCCTGGGCATCGACCGCTTCATGTCGGAGGCGCGCGCGCTGACGAACCTCATCGGCAACGGCGTGGCCACCATCGTGGTGGCCAAGTGGACGAATGAGCTGGACGAGGAGCGGCTGCAGGCCGCGCTCAACAACGAGAGCTGGGTCGAGTCGCAGGAGCCGGAAGAGCTGGTGAACGCGCGCGAGTCGAAGATGGCGCCATAA
- the ybaL gene encoding YbaL family putative K(+) efflux transporter — protein MPHSVSLINTIAAGLGLALVFGFLAARLRLPALVGYLLAGVIIGPFTPGFVADAGIAAQLAEIGVMLLMFGVGLHFSLTDLLAVRKIALPGAIAQIVVATLLGGGLAVWWGWSWGAALVFGLALSVASTVVLLRALESLGILDSFTGRIAIGWLVVEDLAMVLVLVLLPPLAGALGGTNADTNGAPVWQTLGLTLLQVGGFVALMLVVGRRVFPWILWQVAGTGSRELFTLCVVAAAVSIAFASAALFGVSFALGAFFAGMVMRESQFSHRAAQESLPLRDAFAVLFFVSVGMLFDPSVLVERPLQVLAVVLVIVLGKSLAACALVLVFRYPLATALTVSASLAQIGEFSFILAGLGVSLGLLPVEGQSLVLAGALISIATNPLWFSLIAPLQKWLHAHSKFARELDMRSDPLAELPMTTEAKYLSRQVVLVGYGRVGRRIAAELETNDIPYVVAEQNRELVEKLREAGIPAVWGDAADPAVLIQAHVARARVLVVATPDAMNVRQMIETARTLNPTIQTVVRSHNEQEARLLADETDAKVFLGEQELAQAMARDVVQRAAAMAVPA, from the coding sequence ATGCCCCACAGCGTCTCACTCATCAATACGATTGCCGCCGGCCTGGGGTTGGCGCTGGTGTTCGGCTTTCTCGCGGCGCGGTTGCGATTGCCAGCCTTGGTGGGGTACCTCTTGGCGGGCGTGATCATCGGCCCGTTCACACCGGGGTTCGTGGCCGATGCGGGCATTGCCGCGCAGCTGGCCGAGATCGGCGTGATGCTGCTGATGTTCGGCGTGGGCCTGCATTTTTCGCTGACCGACCTGCTCGCGGTGCGCAAGATCGCGCTGCCCGGCGCCATTGCGCAGATCGTGGTCGCCACGCTGCTCGGCGGCGGCCTGGCCGTGTGGTGGGGCTGGAGCTGGGGCGCGGCGCTGGTGTTCGGGCTGGCGCTGTCGGTGGCGAGCACGGTGGTGCTGCTGCGCGCACTCGAAAGCCTGGGCATCCTCGATTCCTTTACCGGCCGCATCGCCATCGGCTGGCTGGTGGTCGAAGACCTCGCGATGGTGCTGGTGCTCGTGCTGCTGCCGCCGCTGGCGGGCGCGCTGGGCGGCACCAACGCCGACACCAACGGCGCGCCGGTCTGGCAGACGCTGGGCCTCACGTTGCTGCAGGTTGGCGGCTTCGTGGCGCTGATGCTCGTGGTCGGGCGGCGCGTGTTCCCGTGGATTCTCTGGCAGGTCGCGGGCACCGGTTCGCGCGAGCTGTTCACGCTGTGCGTGGTGGCGGCGGCCGTGAGCATCGCCTTCGCCTCGGCGGCGCTGTTCGGTGTGTCGTTCGCACTGGGCGCCTTCTTTGCCGGCATGGTGATGCGCGAGTCGCAGTTCAGCCACCGCGCGGCGCAGGAGTCGCTGCCGCTGCGCGACGCGTTTGCCGTGCTGTTCTTCGTGTCGGTCGGCATGCTGTTCGACCCGTCGGTGCTGGTGGAGCGTCCGCTGCAGGTGCTGGCCGTGGTGCTCGTGATCGTGCTGGGCAAGTCGCTCGCGGCCTGTGCGCTGGTGCTGGTGTTCCGCTACCCGCTGGCCACGGCGCTCACGGTGAGCGCGAGCCTGGCGCAGATCGGCGAGTTCTCGTTCATCCTGGCCGGGCTGGGCGTGTCGCTCGGCCTGCTGCCGGTGGAAGGGCAGAGCCTGGTGCTGGCGGGTGCGCTGATCTCCATTGCCACCAATCCGCTGTGGTTCAGCCTGATCGCGCCGCTACAGAAATGGCTGCACGCGCATTCGAAATTCGCGCGCGAACTCGACATGCGCAGCGACCCGCTGGCCGAGCTGCCGATGACCACCGAGGCCAAGTACCTGTCGCGCCAGGTGGTGCTGGTCGGCTACGGCCGGGTGGGCCGGCGCATCGCCGCCGAGCTCGAGACGAACGACATCCCCTACGTGGTGGCCGAGCAGAACCGCGAGCTGGTCGAGAAGCTGCGCGAGGCCGGCATTCCGGCCGTGTGGGGCGACGCGGCCGATCCGGCGGTGCTGATCCAGGCGCATGTGGCACGCGCCCGCGTGCTCGTGGTGGCCACGCCCGACGCCATGAACGTGCGCCAGATGATCGAAACCGCCCGCACGCTGAACCCGACCATCCAGACCGTGGTGCGCAGCCACAACGAGCAGGAAGCCCGTTTGCTGGCCGACGAAACCGATGCGAAGGTGTTCCTGGGCGAACAGGAACTCGCCCAGGCCATGGCCCGCGATGTGGTGCAGCGCGCCGCCGCGATGGCGGTGCCGGCTTGA
- a CDS encoding TonB-dependent receptor translates to MNQASLPLRDRPGLPLQRARLSGLSGISLGLGLACGPALAQSGDTAGRPSLAPVQVEASRHTPLALDEPTQTGSRLGLTPLETPASIEVLTGDTIRARGDVSVVEAASRATGITGSPAPGNGGSSLSARGFNGHGSVMQLYDGTRLYVGAGTVTFPFDTWSTDRIEVLRGAASVMFGEGAIGGAINVVPKKPTRGPIRNEALVTVGSDATRQVAFGSGGAINDMLSYRFDISHRRTDGFMVRGEAESLAVGGAVRLDVSPQLQFTLSHDEGRQTPQRYFGVPLINGRVSSLNREQNYNLDDAEVKYRDRWTRLDAQWTPNDAVTVRNQLYRLDSKRHWRDSETYTYSAATNRVTRGDYLEIGHDQEQIGNRTDATFKHALFGLKNQMLVGFDVNRIDFLNSSDTPYGGRSVVDAFVFNPGYYVSPTAYLPRYKTKTSTYAFFAEDKLAFNAQWSVVGSLRWDHAKIVRTDPQNRAPRLDKTFEYATGRLGVVYAPDAAQSFYAQVARAADPLTGLISTSATQVPFELSTGNQVEVGYKRQLAEGRGAWSVAAYRIEKDKLLSRDANDPTLTQQVGKQSSEGIEATLDLALTSTLRLEANAARLRARYDDFNEAVGKSLVSRAGNTPAGVPEVAANLWLHWRFLPQWEAEFGVRHVGARQVDAANTRQIGSYTVADAGVSWQANPSLKLALRAFNLADRKYPVSFSNGGNQWLLGRPRSFELSALVNF, encoded by the coding sequence ATGAATCAGGCATCGCTGCCCTTGCGCGATCGCCCGGGCCTGCCCCTGCAACGGGCACGCCTTTCGGGTCTTTCAGGCATTTCATTGGGGCTCGGCCTCGCATGCGGGCCAGCTCTGGCCCAGTCGGGCGACACGGCGGGCCGCCCCAGCCTCGCGCCCGTGCAGGTCGAAGCCAGCCGCCACACGCCGCTGGCCCTGGACGAGCCCACGCAGACCGGCAGCCGCCTGGGCCTCACGCCACTCGAAACGCCGGCCAGCATCGAGGTGCTCACCGGCGACACCATCCGCGCGCGCGGCGACGTGTCGGTGGTCGAGGCTGCGAGCCGCGCCACCGGCATCACGGGCTCGCCCGCGCCGGGCAACGGCGGCTCGTCGCTGTCGGCGCGCGGCTTCAACGGCCACGGCTCGGTGATGCAGCTGTATGACGGCACGCGTCTGTACGTGGGCGCGGGCACCGTCACCTTCCCGTTCGACACCTGGTCGACCGACCGCATCGAGGTGCTGCGCGGCGCCGCCTCGGTGATGTTCGGCGAGGGCGCCATCGGCGGCGCGATCAACGTGGTGCCCAAGAAGCCCACGCGCGGCCCGATTCGCAACGAAGCGCTCGTGACCGTGGGCTCCGACGCCACGCGCCAGGTCGCCTTCGGCAGCGGCGGGGCGATCAACGACATGCTCTCGTACCGCTTCGACATCAGCCACCGCAGGACCGACGGCTTCATGGTGCGCGGCGAGGCCGAGAGCCTGGCCGTGGGCGGCGCGGTGCGGCTCGATGTGTCGCCGCAGCTGCAGTTCACGCTCTCGCACGACGAGGGCCGCCAGACGCCGCAGCGCTATTTCGGCGTGCCGCTCATCAACGGCCGCGTGAGCAGCCTGAACCGCGAGCAGAACTACAACCTCGACGACGCCGAGGTCAAGTACCGCGACCGCTGGACCCGCCTCGATGCGCAGTGGACGCCCAACGACGCCGTCACCGTGCGCAACCAGCTCTACCGCCTGGACAGCAAGCGCCACTGGCGCGACAGCGAAACCTACACCTACAGCGCCGCCACGAACCGCGTGACGCGCGGCGACTACCTGGAGATCGGCCACGACCAGGAGCAGATCGGCAACCGCACCGACGCCACCTTCAAGCACGCGCTGTTCGGCCTGAAGAACCAGATGCTGGTGGGCTTCGACGTGAACCGCATCGACTTCCTGAATTCGAGCGACACGCCCTACGGCGGGCGCTCGGTGGTCGACGCTTTTGTCTTCAATCCCGGCTACTACGTGTCGCCCACGGCCTACCTGCCGCGCTACAAGACGAAGACGAGCACCTACGCCTTCTTCGCCGAAGACAAGCTGGCCTTCAACGCGCAGTGGTCGGTGGTCGGCAGCCTGCGCTGGGACCACGCGAAGATCGTGCGCACCGATCCGCAGAACCGCGCCCCGCGCCTGGACAAGACCTTCGAGTACGCCACCGGCCGCCTCGGTGTGGTCTACGCGCCAGACGCCGCGCAGTCGTTCTATGCGCAGGTGGCGCGCGCGGCCGATCCGCTCACCGGGCTCATCAGCACGTCGGCCACGCAGGTGCCGTTTGAACTCAGCACCGGCAATCAGGTCGAGGTGGGCTACAAGCGCCAGCTGGCCGAAGGCCGCGGCGCGTGGAGCGTGGCCGCCTACCGCATCGAGAAGGACAAGCTGCTGTCGCGCGACGCGAACGACCCGACCCTCACCCAGCAGGTCGGCAAGCAGTCGTCCGAAGGCATCGAGGCCACGCTCGACCTGGCGCTGACCTCCACGCTGCGGCTCGAAGCCAACGCCGCGCGGCTGCGTGCGCGCTATGACGACTTCAACGAAGCGGTCGGCAAGTCGCTGGTCTCGCGCGCGGGCAACACGCCGGCTGGCGTGCCCGAGGTGGCGGCCAACCTGTGGCTGCACTGGCGCTTCCTGCCGCAGTGGGAGGCCGAGTTCGGCGTGCGCCATGTCGGCGCGCGGCAGGTCGATGCGGCCAACACGCGGCAGATCGGTTCGTACACCGTGGCCGATGCGGGCGTGAGCTGGCAGGCGAACCCGTCGCTCAAGCTCGCGCTGCGCGCCTTCAACCTGGCCGACCGCAAGTACCCGGTCTCGTTTTCGAACGGCGGCAACCAGTGGTTGCTGGGCCGGCCGCGCTCGTTCGAGCTGTCGGCGCTGGTGAACTTCTGA
- a CDS encoding EI24 domain-containing protein, with the protein MSLKARWHSLLGAVRESLVCLALAFRSSLRPGIALRSAGLCLLVFAVWSWVFYRHFQPIGTAAGVVSVFVVMGGAVLGLLPGTGGTGGSVAGMAGIAPALAMLLLYAAVLTVAVLVVMYVGVIVATIRLALRWALLGPVRERVQARYPALLAQPRPEPSGWLAGVRGWLGPWLGASLGMLLCLLVPVVNGVLLFLLLAYLNVRFLLGPALAGIANGEERMRIVRRQRGAMVVFGVLILLLALVPVVNLLLPALLGAGACHLGYRGMEAERQADAGASAGVQRSSITSVR; encoded by the coding sequence ATGTCACTGAAAGCCCGATGGCATTCGTTGCTCGGCGCTGTGCGCGAGTCTTTGGTCTGCCTGGCGCTGGCCTTTCGCTCCAGCCTGCGTCCCGGCATCGCACTGCGTTCCGCGGGCTTGTGCCTGCTGGTCTTCGCGGTGTGGAGCTGGGTGTTCTACCGTCACTTCCAGCCGATCGGAACGGCGGCCGGCGTGGTGTCGGTCTTCGTCGTGATGGGCGGTGCGGTGCTCGGCCTGCTGCCCGGCACGGGAGGCACCGGAGGGAGCGTCGCGGGCATGGCGGGCATTGCGCCTGCGCTGGCGATGCTGCTGCTCTACGCGGCGGTGCTCACGGTCGCGGTGCTGGTGGTGATGTACGTCGGCGTCATCGTCGCCACCATCCGGCTGGCGTTGCGCTGGGCGCTGCTGGGCCCGGTGCGCGAGCGCGTGCAGGCGCGCTACCCGGCGCTGCTGGCGCAGCCACGGCCCGAGCCCTCGGGCTGGCTGGCCGGCGTGCGCGGTTGGTTGGGGCCGTGGCTGGGCGCAAGCCTGGGCATGCTGCTGTGCCTGCTGGTGCCGGTGGTCAACGGCGTGCTGCTGTTCCTGCTGCTCGCCTACCTTAACGTGCGCTTTCTGCTGGGGCCCGCGCTTGCCGGCATCGCGAACGGCGAGGAGCGCATGCGGATCGTGCGCCGCCAGCGCGGGGCGATGGTGGTGTTCGGCGTGCTGATCCTGCTGCTGGCGCTCGTGCCCGTGGTGAATCTGCTGCTGCCTGCGTTGCTGGGCGCAGGCGCCTGCCACCTCGGCTACCGAGGTATGGAGGCGGAGCGCCAGGCTGACGCCGGCGCTTCAGCCGGCGTTCAAAGGTCCTCGATCACCAGCGTCCGGTAG
- the phbB gene encoding acetoacetyl-CoA reductase has translation MSKKVAYVTGGMGGIGTAICQRLHKDGFTVIAGCGPTRDHAKWLAEQKAEGFEFHASVGNVGDWQSTVEAFSAAKAAHGAIDVLVNNAGITRDRMFLKMTPEDWSAVIETNLNSMFNVTKQVVGDMVEKGWGRIINISSVNGAKGQAGQTNYSAAKAGMHGFTMALAQELANKGVTVNTVSPGYIGTEMVKAIRQEVLDKIVATIPVKRLGEPSEIASIIAWLATDEGGYSTGADFSVNGGLHMH, from the coding sequence ATGAGCAAGAAAGTTGCATATGTCACCGGGGGCATGGGTGGCATCGGAACAGCCATCTGCCAGCGTCTGCACAAGGACGGGTTCACTGTGATCGCCGGTTGCGGTCCTACACGCGACCATGCCAAATGGCTGGCCGAACAGAAAGCCGAAGGCTTCGAGTTTCACGCGTCGGTCGGCAATGTCGGCGACTGGCAATCCACCGTCGAGGCTTTTTCCGCCGCCAAGGCGGCCCACGGCGCGATTGACGTGCTCGTCAACAACGCCGGCATCACGCGGGACCGCATGTTCCTCAAGATGACGCCGGAAGACTGGAGCGCGGTGATCGAAACCAACCTCAACAGCATGTTCAACGTCACCAAGCAGGTGGTGGGCGACATGGTCGAAAAGGGCTGGGGCCGCATCATCAACATCAGCTCGGTCAACGGCGCCAAGGGCCAGGCCGGTCAGACCAACTACTCGGCCGCCAAGGCCGGCATGCACGGCTTCACGATGGCGCTGGCGCAGGAGCTGGCCAACAAGGGCGTCACGGTCAACACCGTGAGCCCGGGCTACATCGGCACCGAGATGGTCAAGGCCATCCGCCAGGAAGTGCTCGACAAGATCGTGGCGACCATTCCGGTCAAGCGCCTGGGCGAGCCGAGCGAAATCGCTTCCATCATCGCGTGGCTCGCCACCGACGAAGGCGGCTACAGCACCGGGGCCGACTTCTCGGTCAACGGCGGCCTTCACATGCACTGA